A region from the Pseudomonas sp. KU26590 genome encodes:
- a CDS encoding DJ-1/PfpI family protein, whose protein sequence is MTLHIGLLVFPKVQQLDLTGPYDVFATMPGVVVHLVWKNLEPLQSSTGLTLVPTATFADCLDLDVICVPGGVGVDALMEDAETLAFIQHQAATAQYVTSVCTGALVLGAAGLLKGRRATTHWASHSLLAQFGAIPVHERVVRDGNLMTGGGVTAGIDFALTLISEVFDADTSRTIQLQLEYAPAPPYDSGRPDTAPANILAVATDRAMSGLLARRQIVERVAAAMD, encoded by the coding sequence GACCTGACCGGTCCCTACGATGTTTTCGCCACCATGCCCGGCGTGGTTGTGCACCTGGTCTGGAAAAACCTGGAGCCGCTGCAGTCCAGCACCGGCTTGACGCTGGTGCCGACCGCGACCTTCGCTGACTGCCTGGACCTGGACGTGATCTGCGTGCCGGGCGGTGTAGGCGTCGATGCATTGATGGAAGACGCGGAAACCCTGGCGTTCATCCAGCATCAGGCGGCCACGGCGCAATACGTCACTTCTGTCTGCACCGGCGCGCTGGTGCTCGGCGCAGCGGGGCTGTTGAAAGGCCGCCGCGCCACCACCCATTGGGCGTCCCATTCGCTGCTGGCGCAATTCGGCGCGATTCCGGTACACGAGCGCGTGGTGCGCGACGGCAACCTGATGACGGGTGGCGGCGTGACGGCGGGTATCGATTTTGCGCTGACGCTGATCAGCGAAGTGTTCGACGCGGATACGTCCCGTACCATCCAACTGCAACTGGAGTACGCACCGGCCCCGCCTTACGACTCCGGCCGACCGGACACGGCCCCCGCGAATATCCTCGCCGTTGCGACCGATCGCGCCATGTCCGGACTGCTCGCCCGTCGGCAGATTGTCGAACGCGTCGCGGCGGCCATGGATTAA
- a CDS encoding TetR/AcrR family transcriptional regulator, which yields MTAPLRLTDRKREAIVQAAIAEFRDNGFEVTSMDRIAARAEVSKRTVYNHFPSKEELFSEMLHRLWSSAATQTDAVYKPGVALRDQLRELLDAKMKTLGDSNFIDLARVAIGATIHSPDRAQIWVSRLNQREETFTVWVRGAQQDGRLKAVEPVFAASQIHALLKAFAFWPQVTLNEPLLAPDKQREVVESALDLFLCWYEIPLDQSPVQ from the coding sequence ATGACTGCCCCACTGCGACTGACCGACCGTAAACGCGAAGCCATTGTTCAGGCGGCGATAGCCGAATTCCGCGACAACGGTTTCGAGGTCACGAGCATGGACCGCATCGCCGCCAGGGCCGAGGTCTCCAAGCGCACGGTCTACAACCACTTCCCCAGCAAGGAAGAGCTGTTCTCCGAAATGCTCCATCGCCTGTGGTCCAGCGCCGCGACGCAGACCGATGCGGTGTACAAGCCCGGCGTAGCCCTGCGCGATCAACTGCGCGAATTGCTCGACGCAAAGATGAAAACCCTCGGCGACAGCAACTTCATCGACCTGGCCCGCGTGGCCATCGGCGCGACCATCCACTCTCCCGATCGTGCGCAGATCTGGGTCAGCCGCCTCAATCAGCGCGAAGAAACCTTCACCGTCTGGGTGCGCGGCGCCCAGCAGGACGGCCGCCTCAAGGCCGTCGAGCCGGTGTTCGCCGCGTCGCAGATCCATGCGTTGCTCAAGGCCTTCGCCTTCTGGCCGCAAGTGACCCTCAACGAACCCCTGCTCGCGCCGGACAAGCAGCGCGAAGTGGTGGAGTCGGCCCTTGACCTGTTCCTGTGCTGGTATGAAATCCCGCTTGATCAATCTCCGGTCCAGTAG